A window from Octopus sinensis unplaced genomic scaffold, ASM634580v1 Contig17423, whole genome shotgun sequence encodes these proteins:
- the LOC115231109 gene encoding cytochrome P450 2B10-like — protein MDFSALLFTENVSVQSLLFGLVILLIIRWFMTPPKSNYNLPPGPRALPIIGNLLQVLSITDFYSMLKELKKQYGDIFKLKIGPYNYVFVCKTETILEGLVKKGQHLNGRSSLYALDKVFRNKGIVFSSGKQWKDQRKFTMSALRELGVGKKVLEEKISLETQRLGEAFQSQNGKPFSLNKQLPLFTSSVIYNIIFGKRIKYSDSEFQEIVQHFQDVFKYIGVFVPENFFPFIRFFRWNSSIEKVIRKQEKVRSYVKNKIIEHKETFNAENIRDFIDMYLLTLEKEPNSETLTDENLFHTICDLFLAGTDTTSSHLTWAFVCMAKYTDVQEKCREEIVQVNYLYICPLLIVNRV, from the exons ATGGATTTTTCAGCATTACTTTTTACAGAGAATGTTAGTGTCCAAAGTTTGTTATTTGGATTAGTCATTTTACTGATTATACGATGGTTTATGACACCACCAAAATCTAACTACAATTTACCACCGGGTCCTAGAGCTCTTCCAATAATTGGAAATCTACTTCAGGTTCTTTCCATTACCGATTTTTATTCAATGTTGAAAGAGCTAAAAAAACAATATGGCGATATTTTTAAACTCAAAATTGGTCCATATAactacgtgtttgtatgtaaaacTGAAACGATTTTGGAAGGACTAGTAAAAAAAGGACAACATCTGAATGGAAGGAGTTCACTCTATGCTTTAGATAAAGTATTCCGAAACAAAG GTATCGTTTTTAGTTCTGGAAAACAATGGAAAGACCAGAGAAAGTTTACCATGTCAGCACTTCGGGAACTAGGAGTAGGCAAAAAAGTTCTGGAAGAAAAGATATCTTTAGAAACCCAGAGATTAGGCGAAGCTTTTCAATCTCAAAATGGTAAACCGTTCTCCTTGAATAAACAGTTGCCACTCTTCACTTCGAGTGTCATATACAATATCATATTTGGTAAAAG GATCAAATACAGTGATTCTGAGTTTCAGGAGATCGTTCAACATTTTCAAGATGTGTTCAAATATATTGGTGTATTTGTACCAGAAAATTTCTTTCCATTCATCAGATTTTTTCGGTGGAATTCTTCC ATAGAAAAGGTTATAAGGAAGCAGGAGAAGGTCCGAAGTTacgtaaaaaataaaatcatagaaCATAAAGAAACGTTTAATGCTGAAAACATAAGAGATTTCATTGATATGTATTTGCTGACGCTTGAGAAGGAACCAAACAGTGAAACGTTAACTG ATGAGAATTTGTTCCACACAATTTGCGATTTATTTCTGGCTGGAACCGACACAACTTCTAGCCATCTTACCTGGGCTTTTGTCTGTATGGCCAAATACACGGATGTACAGGAGAAGTGTCGAGAAGAAATTGTACaggtaaattatttatatatttgtcctcTTTTAATAGTTAATAGAGTTTGA